From one Caldithrix abyssi DSM 13497 genomic stretch:
- a CDS encoding C40 family peptidase — MNRRILFFILFTALIISCNSDRQALRDFDRIKQQVRQQFAPDKSLAVFDFHLQKENGQWVLTGETTVPQARTALLQKLDSLLQQNVHDQSLILPHPDLGDSSWAIVRVSVANLRRDPAHTSELVDQSIMGNVLRLLKRYKSWYLVQTHYGYLGWMTKYSFVRTDQEGVENWQKARRIMVYWPVDRIYSEPSDASVPVVDVVMNCTLKELNRRGKWILVETPDQRRGYILKKHVGPLVEKRDPSQVSSGALLNTAFQLMGIPYLWGGNSAKGSDCSGFTQTAFKHHGIQLPRDARQQALLGEEVVPAEDFSNVMPGDLLFFGQSERITHVGISLGGYKFIHQDREVRINSFNPQDDDFNAYRKKTLKLIKRILK, encoded by the coding sequence ATGAACAGGCGCATCCTTTTTTTTATTCTTTTCACTGCTCTGATCATTTCCTGCAATTCAGATCGCCAGGCGCTTCGTGATTTTGATAGAATCAAACAACAGGTGCGGCAGCAATTTGCGCCGGACAAAAGCCTGGCCGTTTTTGATTTTCATCTGCAAAAAGAAAATGGCCAATGGGTTCTGACAGGCGAGACCACCGTGCCGCAGGCGCGTACGGCTCTTTTGCAAAAGCTGGACTCTTTGCTGCAACAAAACGTTCATGATCAGTCTTTGATTCTGCCCCATCCAGATCTGGGCGACAGCAGCTGGGCCATTGTGAGGGTCAGCGTTGCCAATTTGCGTCGCGATCCTGCGCATACCTCCGAACTGGTTGATCAGAGCATCATGGGCAACGTCCTCCGCCTGTTAAAACGCTACAAAAGCTGGTACCTGGTGCAAACTCATTATGGGTATCTGGGCTGGATGACCAAATATTCTTTTGTTCGCACCGATCAAGAAGGCGTGGAAAACTGGCAAAAAGCCCGTCGCATCATGGTTTACTGGCCGGTTGACCGCATTTATTCCGAACCTTCGGATGCGTCGGTTCCCGTTGTCGATGTGGTTATGAATTGTACCCTGAAGGAACTGAACCGCAGAGGAAAATGGATTTTAGTGGAGACGCCGGATCAACGCCGCGGATACATCTTAAAAAAACACGTCGGGCCGCTGGTGGAAAAGCGCGATCCTTCGCAGGTCAGCTCCGGTGCGCTCTTAAACACAGCCTTTCAGTTGATGGGCATTCCCTACCTGTGGGGCGGCAATTCGGCTAAAGGTTCCGATTGCTCTGGTTTTACGCAAACCGCTTTTAAACACCACGGCATTCAACTTCCGCGGGACGCCCGCCAGCAGGCGCTATTGGGCGAGGAGGTGGTTCCTGCAGAAGACTTTTCCAATGTAATGCCCGGAGATCTACTGTTTTTTGGTCAAAGCGAGCGGATTACCCACGTGGGCATTAGCCTGGGCGGTTACAAATTTATTCATCAAGATCGCGAAGTGCGCATCAATAGCTTTAACCCTCAGGATGATGATTTTAATGCCTATCGTAAAAAAACGCTGAAACTGATTA
- a CDS encoding DNA internalization-related competence protein ComEC/Rec2: MAFINRHHALITAVCFASGLAAAFHFLRFLNERLILFVFFVLLAALFAAYRFRLKIFYGLALLVFFWAGLVLGFNHFSCFARDHLIFQPWSKASGFSGWISSAEYKKNGQNRYVLQCETIRIDSLEKAATGKILLWQKEGNFRLKYGQRIFINSSLSLPPLPGNPGEFNFRRYLNFKGIFFQCHITSEQIQILPGHKGSVFQRFVLIPLQNRIRHVIQANIPQPTSHLAQALILGERQNLDRELYQQFQKTGVVHVLAISGLHVGFVLLLFILLFGMLPVSYRQKYTLAFFFLALFVALVNFKAPVVRASLMAVLYFTLNELQRRPSSLNILGLAALIILLFDPDQLFQPGFQFSFAAVGGILFGYPHLKRMVPFNPERSVAKKLNRWILQPAMVSLAAVLATTPLTWWYYGTIQTGAVLINLFIIPAMGTIVTLSLMLVLLGLTGVPIVQGLGLLIHFIFGFVKKSIAFLAAWPFVQIHTGHPSLIIVLLTALIVFYLYQAHSRSARLKVLLFVSLLVLFTAFKTEKHLRVTFINVGQGDASLIQLPHGAAMLIDGGEKRPWLNAGERYVAPLLRYFAVRRLKYAIATHAHTDHFGGLMTVLQNFTVDTVVVSPYADRTKSYLQFLALAKQKGIPVKQVRRGDRLFPAENVRCYILHPYGDFTLAQKRNGSEVNNSSLVVKLCYGETSFLFTGDAQKEVEQTLGAYHDFLKSSVLKAGHHGSVTSTTEPFLSLVLPEFSVISVGKKNKFKHPSPVVLSRLKSTHIPALRTDRLGAIVFESDGQKIRLINWRNGLN, encoded by the coding sequence ATGGCTTTTATTAATCGCCACCATGCGCTAATTACCGCGGTTTGTTTTGCGTCGGGCTTAGCCGCCGCCTTTCATTTTTTGCGATTCTTAAACGAACGTTTGATCCTTTTCGTCTTCTTTGTTTTGCTGGCCGCTCTTTTTGCCGCCTACCGTTTTCGCCTCAAAATATTTTACGGGCTTGCCCTGCTGGTTTTCTTCTGGGCTGGCCTTGTGCTGGGCTTCAATCATTTTTCTTGTTTCGCCAGAGATCATCTGATCTTTCAACCATGGTCAAAAGCTTCAGGCTTTAGCGGCTGGATTTCTTCCGCCGAATACAAGAAAAACGGCCAAAACCGCTATGTGCTGCAGTGCGAAACCATCCGCATCGACTCGCTGGAAAAAGCGGCTACCGGCAAGATTTTATTGTGGCAGAAAGAAGGAAATTTTCGCCTGAAGTACGGACAACGGATTTTCATCAACAGTTCGCTTTCCCTGCCCCCGCTGCCTGGTAATCCGGGCGAATTTAATTTTCGCCGATATCTCAATTTTAAAGGCATTTTTTTTCAGTGTCACATTACTTCCGAACAAATACAAATTTTGCCCGGCCACAAAGGCAGTGTTTTTCAACGATTTGTGTTGATTCCTCTGCAAAATCGTATCCGACATGTAATTCAAGCCAATATTCCGCAGCCGACTTCGCATCTGGCACAGGCCCTGATTCTGGGCGAACGCCAGAACCTGGACCGCGAGCTTTATCAGCAATTTCAGAAGACAGGCGTGGTTCATGTGCTGGCTATTTCCGGCCTGCATGTGGGCTTTGTGTTGCTATTATTTATCTTGCTTTTTGGCATGTTGCCTGTTAGTTACCGGCAGAAATACACGCTGGCCTTTTTCTTTTTAGCGCTGTTTGTGGCGCTGGTTAATTTTAAAGCGCCGGTGGTACGCGCCTCGCTGATGGCCGTTTTGTACTTTACCTTAAACGAATTGCAGCGCCGGCCTTCCAGTTTAAATATTCTTGGCCTGGCCGCATTGATTATTTTACTGTTCGACCCCGATCAACTCTTCCAGCCGGGATTTCAATTTTCGTTTGCCGCGGTAGGCGGTATTTTGTTTGGCTATCCCCATTTAAAAAGAATGGTTCCATTTAATCCCGAACGTTCTGTTGCCAAAAAGCTAAATCGCTGGATTCTTCAGCCGGCCATGGTATCGTTAGCTGCGGTTTTAGCCACCACGCCTTTAACCTGGTGGTATTACGGAACCATTCAGACCGGCGCCGTTTTGATTAACCTGTTTATTATTCCGGCAATGGGAACCATTGTAACCCTGTCGCTAATGCTGGTTTTGCTTGGCCTTACTGGAGTTCCTATTGTGCAGGGACTTGGCCTGCTCATTCATTTCATTTTTGGTTTTGTAAAAAAGAGTATCGCTTTTCTGGCGGCATGGCCTTTTGTGCAAATTCACACCGGTCATCCTTCGCTGATCATTGTTTTGCTAACTGCGCTTATTGTATTCTACCTCTATCAGGCGCACAGCAGGTCGGCGCGCCTTAAAGTTTTGCTTTTTGTGAGCCTGCTGGTTCTTTTTACCGCATTTAAAACCGAAAAACATTTGCGCGTTACCTTTATCAACGTAGGACAGGGAGACGCCAGCTTAATTCAGCTACCACACGGCGCGGCCATGTTGATCGACGGCGGAGAAAAACGCCCCTGGCTGAATGCCGGCGAACGTTATGTTGCTCCTCTCCTTCGCTATTTTGCCGTCAGACGTTTAAAGTACGCCATCGCCACGCATGCCCACACCGATCATTTTGGCGGCCTGATGACGGTTTTACAAAACTTTACGGTTGACACGGTGGTCGTCAGCCCTTACGCCGATCGCACTAAAAGCTATTTGCAGTTTCTGGCGCTGGCCAAACAAAAAGGCATTCCTGTTAAGCAGGTGCGGCGCGGCGATCGCCTGTTCCCGGCTGAAAACGTAAGATGCTACATTTTACATCCTTACGGAGATTTTACCCTGGCCCAAAAGCGCAACGGCAGCGAAGTGAACAACAGCAGCCTGGTGGTCAAACTCTGCTACGGCGAAACATCGTTTCTGTTTACGGGGGACGCGCAAAAGGAAGTTGAGCAGACGCTGGGCGCTTACCACGATTTTTTAAAAAGTTCGGTTTTAAAAGCCGGCCACCACGGCAGCGTTACTTCCACCACCGAACCTTTTTTGTCTCTGGTTTTGCCGGAGTTTTCTGTAATTTCAGTGGGGAAAAAAAACAAATTCAAACATCCTTCGCCGGTTGTTTTAAGTCGTCTAAAATCCACACACATTCCGGCCTTGCGCACCGACCGCCTGGGCGCAATCGTATTTGAAAGCGACGGGCAGAAAATTCGGTTGATAAACTGGAGGAATGGGCTGAATTGA
- a CDS encoding MBL fold metallo-hydrolase produces MKLTVLGSGTMTSPPKRTPAGYLLEHNDDYLLVDMGPGIIRQLKCMEIDLLHIKYIAISHFHLDHCSDLMAFLMNRFLLQENANQDLTIFGPTGLEAWFSAQAQWQGAWLHNARPRLIAFDHQPVQLGSWQIIAALNGHTDNSMSFRIANGATLFYSSDTGFQEELVPLARDVDLAIIECSLPDHLKIDGHLTPSDVARFSNLAKLQRVLATHIYPQNDTPDLKQRIQRHFDGEVIIANDFLTLYL; encoded by the coding sequence ATGAAATTAACCGTTTTAGGTTCAGGCACCATGACTTCGCCTCCCAAACGAACGCCTGCGGGATATCTGCTGGAGCATAACGATGATTATCTACTGGTTGATATGGGCCCCGGAATCATTCGCCAGTTAAAATGTATGGAAATCGATCTTCTGCACATCAAATACATTGCCATCAGTCATTTTCATCTGGATCATTGTTCAGATTTAATGGCCTTTTTGATGAACCGTTTTCTGCTGCAGGAAAATGCCAATCAAGATTTGACCATTTTTGGCCCCACAGGCCTGGAAGCATGGTTTTCGGCCCAGGCGCAGTGGCAGGGCGCCTGGCTGCACAATGCCAGGCCCCGTTTGATCGCTTTTGATCATCAACCGGTTCAACTGGGCTCCTGGCAGATCATTGCGGCCTTAAACGGGCATACGGATAACAGCATGTCTTTCCGAATCGCCAACGGCGCCACCCTCTTTTATAGTAGCGATACCGGCTTTCAGGAAGAACTGGTCCCACTGGCCCGCGATGTTGATCTGGCGATCATCGAATGCTCGCTTCCTGACCATCTGAAAATTGACGGCCATTTAACGCCTTCGGATGTGGCGCGCTTTTCGAATCTGGCAAAGTTACAGCGCGTTCTGGCGACGCACATCTACCCCCAAAACGATACGCCGGATCTCAAACAACGGATTCAACGGCATTTTGACGGAGAGGTCATTATTGCCAATGATTTTTTGACTCTTTATTTGTAG
- a CDS encoding metal ABC transporter permease: MHLSIWDIMAPAFFECLILVGIHSYLGIHVIKRKVIFVDLALAQVAALGTTVGFLFGIMPGTSGAYWFSLGFAIIGAAIFSLSRFRHEKIPQEAIIGLVYALAAAIAILVIDKAPHGAEHIKELLTGSILWVKWKTIFQAALVYLAVGVFHFIFREKFLLISNDPEKAYESGLNVRLWDFLFYVSFGVVITHSVGTAGVLLVFVFLVVPAITSIMITDVLWKQLLIGWSMGLLVSVLGLYFSYIADLPSGPTIVTLYGLMLFLVALILYVIKTPDRGKAMARIGLGIVATILVVLLFRFMGQFFHNHEGHAERQSAATLSSPHTDPADHSAAQASLDSLLRVFTATRNLADRFEIAKSITEIDRRQGLRRLIKLLKECPYPFLREEIFQEILRYSKQDFGYDSMKDFNENRPAFKRMEKWLHTL; encoded by the coding sequence ATGCATTTGAGCATCTGGGATATAATGGCGCCGGCCTTTTTTGAGTGTTTGATTCTGGTCGGCATTCATTCCTATCTGGGGATTCATGTTATCAAACGCAAGGTGATTTTTGTCGATCTGGCGCTGGCCCAGGTGGCAGCCCTGGGCACCACCGTGGGCTTTTTGTTCGGCATCATGCCCGGCACCAGCGGCGCTTACTGGTTTTCGCTGGGCTTTGCCATTATTGGCGCGGCCATCTTTTCGCTTTCGCGCTTTCGGCACGAAAAAATTCCGCAGGAAGCGATCATCGGCCTGGTTTATGCCCTGGCCGCGGCCATTGCCATTCTGGTAATCGATAAAGCGCCCCATGGCGCCGAACACATCAAAGAGCTGTTGACCGGCAGTATTTTGTGGGTCAAATGGAAAACCATTTTCCAGGCCGCGCTGGTCTATCTGGCGGTGGGCGTCTTTCATTTTATTTTCCGCGAAAAGTTCCTGCTCATCTCCAACGATCCTGAAAAAGCTTACGAAAGCGGGCTAAATGTGCGGTTGTGGGATTTTCTTTTTTACGTCTCGTTTGGCGTGGTCATCACGCATTCCGTGGGAACGGCCGGCGTACTGCTGGTGTTTGTCTTTCTGGTTGTGCCGGCCATTACTTCCATCATGATTACCGACGTGCTCTGGAAGCAACTGCTCATCGGCTGGAGCATGGGGTTGCTGGTCAGCGTGCTTGGACTCTACTTTTCGTACATTGCAGACCTGCCAAGCGGCCCCACCATTGTAACTCTTTACGGCCTCATGTTATTTTTGGTGGCTCTGATTTTGTACGTTATTAAAACACCTGACAGGGGAAAGGCCATGGCCAGAATTGGCCTGGGGATCGTGGCGACGATTCTGGTCGTTTTGCTGTTTCGCTTCATGGGACAATTTTTCCACAACCACGAAGGCCACGCAGAGCGTCAAAGCGCCGCAACCTTATCTTCTCCACACACCGATCCGGCGGATCATTCCGCCGCTCAGGCATCGCTGGACAGTTTGCTGCGCGTTTTTACGGCGACCCGCAATCTGGCCGATCGTTTTGAAATCGCCAAAAGCATTACCGAGATCGATCGCCGCCAGGGTTTGAGACGATTAATCAAACTACTTAAAGAGTGCCCCTATCCGTTTTTACGTGAGGAGATCTTTCAGGAGATTTTGCGCTACAGCAAGCAGGATTTCGGATATGACAGCATGAAAGATTTTAACGAAAACCGCCCGGCTTTTAAGCGCATGGAAAAATGGTTACATACCTTATAA
- a CDS encoding metal ABC transporter substrate-binding protein, producing MKTIKWWFLLLIFLPIGSLSANNKLNVVTTLSTYADIAQKIGGQYVTVQYIVPGNQDAHFVRPKPSFAVLLNRADVFVSTGLDLELWVPTLVDMSKNPRIRSGEIGYVSASDGIDLLDKPAVFSRSEGGVHIYGNPHIITGPLNFKKIAENIEIGLEKNDPAHADYFRQNLQKFKQQIDERMFGKELVQLMGGDLLTKLTQSGKLIDFLQSKSFNDRKLIDYLGGWMKEALIFRGKKIVAYHKNWAYFQQTFGLKVIGYVEPKPGIPPSPKHVEELLQEMRRNQVKVLMSANYFSENKVREICEKVGAIPVIVPMGVDGAPGTEDVFKLVDYWVSHLREAFLQAEQ from the coding sequence ATGAAAACAATAAAGTGGTGGTTTTTACTGCTGATATTTTTGCCGATCGGTTCTTTATCGGCCAACAATAAACTGAACGTGGTAACAACGTTAAGCACCTATGCCGATATCGCCCAAAAGATTGGCGGCCAATACGTTACGGTGCAATATATTGTGCCCGGCAATCAGGATGCGCACTTTGTGCGTCCCAAGCCGAGCTTTGCCGTTTTATTGAACCGGGCAGATGTTTTTGTCTCGACCGGATTAGACCTGGAACTATGGGTTCCTACCCTGGTCGATATGTCTAAAAATCCGCGCATTCGTTCCGGAGAGATTGGATACGTTTCGGCCAGCGACGGTATTGATCTTCTGGATAAACCGGCTGTGTTTTCACGAAGCGAGGGCGGGGTTCACATCTATGGCAATCCGCACATCATCACCGGCCCGCTGAACTTCAAAAAAATCGCCGAGAATATTGAAATTGGTCTGGAGAAAAACGATCCGGCACATGCCGACTATTTCAGACAAAATTTACAAAAATTTAAACAGCAAATTGATGAACGCATGTTCGGCAAAGAGCTCGTGCAATTGATGGGCGGCGACCTGTTGACAAAATTAACGCAAAGCGGCAAGCTCATCGATTTTTTACAGAGCAAGTCTTTTAATGATCGCAAGCTCATCGACTACCTTGGCGGCTGGATGAAAGAGGCTTTGATTTTTAGAGGAAAAAAGATCGTGGCCTATCACAAGAACTGGGCATACTTTCAACAGACCTTTGGCCTTAAAGTGATTGGTTATGTTGAACCCAAACCAGGCATACCGCCCTCGCCAAAACATGTGGAAGAACTGCTACAAGAGATGCGCAGGAATCAGGTAAAGGTACTGATGTCGGCCAATTATTTTAGCGAAAACAAAGTTCGGGAAATTTGCGAAAAAGTGGGCGCCATTCCGGTGATCGTTCCCATGGGCGTGGACGGCGCTCCCGGCACGGAAGATGTGTTTAAGCTGGTCGATTATTGGGTTTCGCATTTAAGGGAAGCTTTTTTACAGGCTGAACAATAG
- a CDS encoding glycerol dehydrogenase: MKSTTLFPGRYVQGADALKQLGKEVSRLGDHGFVICDPFVYENLLPDFKSEMEGAINISLEKFKGECSDEEIARLVSAAKQLKVNVVVGIGGGKTLDTAKAVAHELKVPVAIVPTIASTDAPCSALSVIYTPEGEFKRYLILDKNPDLVLVDTRVVANAPARFLVAGMGDALATWFEAESCKQSHAGNMSGDVGSMTAYALARLCFETLLEYGFEAKMACEAKSVVPALEHVVEANTLLSGLGFESGGLAAAHAIHNGLTALQPTHAYFHGEKVAIGTLASLILTDKDRKVIDQVFSFCESVGLPTTLADIGLKDVTDEELMRVATLACAEGETIHNEPLPVTPSKVFYALKTMDAIGNSRKASK, translated from the coding sequence ATGAAAAGTACAACATTATTTCCCGGGCGATATGTGCAGGGGGCGGACGCTCTCAAACAATTAGGAAAAGAAGTGTCGAGATTGGGCGATCACGGCTTTGTGATTTGCGATCCTTTTGTTTATGAAAATTTGTTGCCTGATTTCAAGTCGGAAATGGAAGGGGCAATAAACATTTCTCTGGAAAAATTTAAAGGCGAATGTTCCGATGAAGAAATTGCCAGATTAGTATCCGCAGCAAAACAGTTAAAGGTCAATGTGGTCGTGGGCATTGGCGGAGGAAAAACATTAGATACCGCCAAAGCTGTTGCTCATGAACTGAAAGTACCGGTGGCCATTGTGCCCACCATTGCTTCGACCGATGCGCCCTGCAGCGCGCTCTCTGTTATTTATACGCCAGAAGGAGAGTTTAAGCGATATCTGATTCTGGATAAAAATCCGGACCTGGTTTTAGTAGATACGCGGGTGGTGGCCAATGCGCCGGCCAGATTTTTGGTTGCCGGTATGGGCGATGCGTTGGCAACCTGGTTTGAAGCGGAGTCATGTAAGCAAAGCCATGCCGGCAATATGAGCGGAGATGTGGGCTCGATGACGGCGTACGCCCTGGCTAGACTGTGCTTTGAAACCTTGCTGGAATACGGCTTTGAAGCAAAAATGGCATGCGAAGCGAAATCGGTTGTGCCGGCTCTTGAGCATGTGGTTGAGGCCAACACCTTGCTTAGCGGACTCGGTTTCGAAAGCGGAGGACTTGCTGCCGCGCACGCCATTCATAATGGATTAACCGCTCTGCAGCCAACCCATGCCTATTTTCATGGCGAAAAAGTAGCGATAGGGACTTTGGCCTCTCTTATTTTAACGGACAAAGACAGAAAGGTCATTGATCAGGTGTTCAGTTTCTGTGAATCTGTGGGGTTGCCAACCACCCTGGCGGATATTGGTCTTAAAGATGTTACGGACGAAGAATTAATGCGCGTGGCAACTTTAGCCTGCGCCGAAGGCGAAACGATTCATAACGAGCCGTTGCCTGTAACGCCTTCAAAAGTGTTTTATGCTTTAAAAACAATGGATGCCATCGGTAACAGCAGAAAAGCCAGCAAATAG
- a CDS encoding iron-containing alcohol dehydrogenase: MYSYFMPTVNLMGAGAVAEVGNQVKILGGSKALVVTDKPLIGAGIVEKVTKYLDDSGVKYVIFDGVQPNPTVGNVDEGVALYKKENCDIIIAVGGGSPIDCAKGIGLVLTNGGSIKDYEGLDKSKNPMPPFIAVNTTAGTASEMTRFTIITDTDRHVKMAIVDWHVTPNVAINDPELMVSMPVSLTAATGMDALTHAVEAYVSTIATPVTDSAALKAIELIGQYLRPAVANGDNMEARDKMAYAEFLAGMAFNNASLGYVHAMAHQLGGFYDLPHGVCNAILLPHVQRFNMIACPERFVDIAKALGENVEGLSTIEAADVALEAIQRLSSDIGIPSGLKELGVKEEDLPTLADNAMKDACGLTNPRRATKEEIIQIFKNAM; the protein is encoded by the coding sequence ATGTATAGTTATTTCATGCCAACCGTTAACTTAATGGGAGCAGGCGCGGTTGCCGAAGTCGGCAACCAGGTAAAAATTCTGGGCGGCTCAAAAGCTCTGGTTGTAACGGATAAACCATTGATTGGCGCCGGCATTGTGGAAAAGGTGACAAAATATCTGGACGACAGCGGCGTTAAGTATGTTATTTTCGATGGCGTTCAACCCAATCCTACGGTGGGAAATGTTGATGAAGGCGTGGCGCTTTATAAAAAAGAAAATTGCGACATCATCATTGCCGTCGGCGGCGGCAGCCCGATTGACTGCGCCAAAGGTATTGGGCTTGTGCTTACTAACGGAGGTTCCATTAAAGACTATGAAGGTCTGGATAAATCCAAAAACCCCATGCCGCCCTTTATCGCAGTAAACACTACCGCAGGAACAGCCAGTGAGATGACCCGTTTTACCATTATTACAGACACGGATCGTCATGTAAAAATGGCCATTGTTGACTGGCACGTCACTCCTAATGTAGCCATCAATGATCCGGAGCTAATGGTAAGCATGCCCGTTTCTCTTACCGCAGCTACTGGTATGGATGCATTAACGCACGCTGTTGAGGCTTATGTTTCGACCATTGCAACGCCTGTAACCGATTCTGCGGCGCTGAAGGCGATTGAACTCATTGGTCAGTATTTGCGTCCCGCTGTTGCCAACGGCGACAACATGGAAGCAAGAGACAAAATGGCCTACGCCGAATTCCTGGCCGGAATGGCTTTCAATAATGCCAGTCTGGGATATGTTCATGCCATGGCGCATCAGTTGGGTGGTTTTTACGATCTGCCTCATGGTGTTTGCAACGCGATCTTGTTGCCGCATGTTCAACGTTTTAACATGATTGCCTGCCCGGAACGATTTGTGGATATCGCCAAAGCGTTGGGCGAAAATGTTGAAGGGCTTTCGACCATTGAAGCTGCAGACGTCGCACTGGAAGCCATCCAGAGGCTGTCCAGTGATATTGGCATCCCCTCCGGTTTAAAGGAACTGGGCGTTAAGGAAGAAGACCTGCCAACATTGGCGGACAACGCCATGAAGGATGCCTGTGGTCTGACCAACCCACGCAGGGCAACCAAAGAAGAAATTATTCAAATCTTTAAGAATGCCATGTAA
- a CDS encoding IS1182 family transposase → MSFITYNRSQMNLFGYSVEDFARDDPKSRFVVELVSRLDLSALYSRYSSQGGDSYAPDMMLALWFYAYSNGITSTRKLEELCKYDTRYIYITGNQHPDHSTLSRFRKAHLDLLDQYFVEILLIAQAEGISSFNQIAIDGTKIKAHSSKRHGYTEDQLDKRIEKLRAEIKQYMQRCNFVEQGATDELDLETLRAEKERLERLEKEILERKAQLKERKKQLKSEHRSRHQINVKEPDARMMPSVDGPGYNAQLGVDMSSHLIVAHEVVSQPNDQGQFIPIQEQVEKNLGSDDKRSYTADSGYHNSTDLKELEEKQIDAVIADPQLSNRSIKETPTSKEELQKEERKLKRSDFVYHEQGDYYECPTGKKLFPVERNSERIVYRSNDCQDCPLINLCISSKKKVKQIHRSVNESYCERMAKKLQTSAAQERLKKRSVTVEPVFGNLKHNLGYRGFSLSGLNNVRSEFTLMCIGHNINVLFKNMLGKRLAAFITASQEKDDLLILFSKNILAFLILYFAQRLRMRKNYQYRRI, encoded by the coding sequence ATGAGTTTTATTACTTATAATCGCTCACAAATGAATCTCTTTGGCTATAGTGTGGAAGATTTTGCCAGAGACGATCCAAAGAGTCGATTTGTAGTGGAGTTGGTTTCGCGCCTTGATTTAAGTGCACTTTATTCCCGTTATAGTTCACAAGGCGGTGATTCTTATGCCCCAGACATGATGCTTGCCTTATGGTTTTATGCTTATAGTAACGGCATTACCAGCACCCGTAAGCTGGAGGAATTGTGTAAATATGATACGCGCTACATTTATATCACTGGGAATCAGCATCCGGATCATAGTACATTAAGTCGTTTTCGCAAGGCACATTTGGATTTATTAGACCAATATTTTGTAGAGATACTTTTAATTGCCCAGGCCGAAGGCATAAGTAGTTTCAACCAGATAGCCATAGATGGCACGAAAATCAAAGCGCACAGCAGTAAGCGTCATGGCTACACTGAGGATCAATTAGACAAACGTATAGAGAAGTTAAGAGCAGAGATCAAGCAATACATGCAGCGCTGTAATTTTGTAGAACAGGGGGCCACGGATGAATTAGATTTAGAAACTCTTCGAGCGGAGAAAGAACGGCTTGAGCGCTTAGAGAAAGAGATATTAGAACGTAAAGCCCAATTGAAAGAGCGTAAGAAACAGCTCAAATCAGAACACCGTTCAAGACATCAAATAAATGTAAAAGAGCCGGATGCCCGCATGATGCCTTCGGTGGATGGACCGGGCTATAACGCACAATTAGGCGTAGATATGTCCAGTCATTTAATAGTAGCTCATGAAGTCGTAAGCCAGCCCAACGACCAGGGTCAATTCATACCGATTCAAGAACAAGTAGAGAAGAATCTTGGTTCAGATGATAAGCGATCTTACACGGCCGATTCCGGTTATCACAATAGCACAGACCTAAAAGAATTGGAAGAAAAGCAGATTGATGCCGTAATAGCCGATCCCCAGTTATCCAATCGTTCGATAAAGGAGACACCAACCTCCAAGGAAGAATTGCAAAAAGAAGAAAGAAAACTAAAACGAAGTGATTTTGTGTATCATGAACAGGGAGATTACTATGAATGTCCGACGGGTAAGAAGCTTTTTCCAGTTGAGAGGAATAGCGAACGGATCGTATATCGTTCCAATGATTGTCAGGACTGTCCCTTAATTAATTTATGTATTTCCAGTAAAAAGAAAGTTAAGCAAATCCATCGTTCAGTTAATGAGAGTTATTGCGAACGTATGGCGAAAAAGTTACAAACTTCAGCGGCGCAGGAACGACTAAAGAAGCGTTCGGTGACAGTTGAACCTGTTTTTGGTAACTTGAAGCATAATTTAGGCTATCGTGGATTTTCCTTATCTGGTCTTAATAATGTTCGTAGTGAATTTACGTTAATGTGTATTGGGCATAATATTAATGTTCTATTTAAAAATATGTTAGGGAAACGTTTAGCAGCGTTTATAACAGCATCACAAGAAAAAGATGATCTATTAATTTTATTTTCAAAGAATATTTTGGCGTTTTTAATTCTATATTTTGCCCAACGCTTAAGAATGAGAAAAAATTATCAATATCGGAGAATATAA